A single region of the Mustela lutreola isolate mMusLut2 chromosome 2, mMusLut2.pri, whole genome shotgun sequence genome encodes:
- the SSUH2 gene encoding protein SSUH2 homolog isoform X1: protein MDRDLSEDDSVVDLSFEAESPLAPPAELLERLPSYDWLLEGGGRPIFFPPLEAPGRPLEQRCWSSFMEHRVPMVTEQMAREALLSFVSSKCCYGSTAAGDLIIQELKQQTLCRYRLETFTESRISEWTFQPFTNQSVDGPQRGTSPRLWDIKVQVPPMFQEDTRKFQVPHSSLVKECHKCHGRGRYKCSGCHGAGMVRCPSCSGAKRKAKQSRRCPMCSGSGRRRCSTCSGRGSKTCATCKGEKKLLHFIQLVIVWKNSLFEFVTEHRLNCPGELLAKAKGESLFKDENTMVYPIVDFPLREISLASQRGIAEHSATLPSRARVLQQRQTIELIPLTEVHYWYQGQTYVYYIYGTDHRVYVVDYPERYCCGCTII from the exons ATGGACAGGGATCTGAGTGAAGACGACA GTGTGGTGGACCTCAGCTTTGAGGCCGAGAGTCCGCTGGCACCCCCTGCTGAGCTCCTGGAGAGATTGCCCAGCTATGACTGGCTTCTTGAAGGAGGTG gacGGCCGATATTCTTCCCACCTCTGGAGGCTCCCGGGAGACCCTTGGAACAAAGGTGCTGGTCCTCATTCATGGAACACAG AGTCCCTATGGTGACAGAGCAAATGGCTCGGGAAGCCCTTCTCAGCTTTGTGAGCTCCAAATGCTGTTACGGCAGCACGGCTGCCGGTGACCTCATCATCCAGGAGCTCAAGCAGCAGACTCTCTGCAGG taTCGACTAGAGACTTTCACTGAATCCAGAATAAGTGAATGGACATTTCAACCCTTTActa ACCAGTCAGTGGATGGGCCGCAAAGAGGGACCTCCCCCAGGCTTTGGGACATCAAAGTCCAGGTGCCCCCGATGTTTCAGGAAGACACGAGGAAGTTTCAAGTCCCTCACTCATCACTGGTCAAG GAATGCCACAAATGCCATGGGCGTGGGCGTTACAAGTGCAGCGGCTGCCACGGGGCAGGCATG GTGAGGTGCCCATCCTGCAGCGGAGCCAAGCGCAAAGCCAAGCAGTCCCGCAGGTGTCCGATGTGCTCGGGGTCTGGCAGGCGGAG GTGCAGCACATGCTCAGGGAGGGGCAGCAAGACCTGTGCCACCTGCAAAGGGGAGAAGAAGCTGTTGCACTTTATCCAGCTGGTCATCGTGTG GAAAAACAGCCTGTTTGAGTTCGTGACTGAGCACCGCCTGAATTGCCCTGGGGAACTCCTTGCTAAAGCCAAAGGAGAAAGCCTCTTTAAGGATGAAAACACCATG GTGTACCCCATTGTGGATTTCCCGCTGCGGGAGATCTCTCTGGCCTCGCAGAGGGGCATCGCGGAGCACAGCGCCACCCTGCCTTCCCGCGCCCGAGTCCTTCAGCAG CGCCAGACCATTGAGCTGATCCCCCTCACAGAAGTGCATTACTGGTACCAAGGACAGACTTACGTCTACTACATCTACGGCACGGACCACAGAGTGTACGTGGTCGATTACCCTGAGCGGTACTGCTGTGGCTGCACCATCATCTGA
- the SSUH2 gene encoding protein SSUH2 homolog isoform X2 yields MDRDLSEDDSVVDLSFEAESPLAPPAELLERLPSYDWLLEGGGRPIFFPPLEAPGRPLEQRCWSSFMEHRVPMVTEQMAREALLSFVSSKCCYGSTAAGDLIIQELKQQTLCRYRLETFTESRISEWTFQPFTNQSVDGPQRGTSPRLWDIKVQVPPMFQEDTRKFQVPHSSLVKECHKCHGRGRYKCSGCHGAGMVRCPSCSGAKRKAKQSRRCPMCSGSGRRRKNSLFEFVTEHRLNCPGELLAKAKGESLFKDENTMVYPIVDFPLREISLASQRGIAEHSATLPSRARVLQQRQTIELIPLTEVHYWYQGQTYVYYIYGTDHRVYVVDYPERYCCGCTII; encoded by the exons ATGGACAGGGATCTGAGTGAAGACGACA GTGTGGTGGACCTCAGCTTTGAGGCCGAGAGTCCGCTGGCACCCCCTGCTGAGCTCCTGGAGAGATTGCCCAGCTATGACTGGCTTCTTGAAGGAGGTG gacGGCCGATATTCTTCCCACCTCTGGAGGCTCCCGGGAGACCCTTGGAACAAAGGTGCTGGTCCTCATTCATGGAACACAG AGTCCCTATGGTGACAGAGCAAATGGCTCGGGAAGCCCTTCTCAGCTTTGTGAGCTCCAAATGCTGTTACGGCAGCACGGCTGCCGGTGACCTCATCATCCAGGAGCTCAAGCAGCAGACTCTCTGCAGG taTCGACTAGAGACTTTCACTGAATCCAGAATAAGTGAATGGACATTTCAACCCTTTActa ACCAGTCAGTGGATGGGCCGCAAAGAGGGACCTCCCCCAGGCTTTGGGACATCAAAGTCCAGGTGCCCCCGATGTTTCAGGAAGACACGAGGAAGTTTCAAGTCCCTCACTCATCACTGGTCAAG GAATGCCACAAATGCCATGGGCGTGGGCGTTACAAGTGCAGCGGCTGCCACGGGGCAGGCATG GTGAGGTGCCCATCCTGCAGCGGAGCCAAGCGCAAAGCCAAGCAGTCCCGCAGGTGTCCGATGTGCTCGGGGTCTGGCAGGCGGAG GAAAAACAGCCTGTTTGAGTTCGTGACTGAGCACCGCCTGAATTGCCCTGGGGAACTCCTTGCTAAAGCCAAAGGAGAAAGCCTCTTTAAGGATGAAAACACCATG GTGTACCCCATTGTGGATTTCCCGCTGCGGGAGATCTCTCTGGCCTCGCAGAGGGGCATCGCGGAGCACAGCGCCACCCTGCCTTCCCGCGCCCGAGTCCTTCAGCAG CGCCAGACCATTGAGCTGATCCCCCTCACAGAAGTGCATTACTGGTACCAAGGACAGACTTACGTCTACTACATCTACGGCACGGACCACAGAGTGTACGTGGTCGATTACCCTGAGCGGTACTGCTGTGGCTGCACCATCATCTGA